A stretch of DNA from Paenibacillus sp. FSL W8-0186:
CTATGGAGATGTTGTACCCTGGCGATATCCGCCAAAAGGCGAATTTATCTATGGTGAGTGGCTTAGGGATGAGTTTGAGAAAGGACAAATTCAGGAACCAACTAATGACCCTGACTTGGCTATTGTTTTAGCAAAAGTAAGAAAGGATAGCGTTACTCTTTTTGGTCCGGATGCTTCAGATGTACTAGCCCCCGTGCCAATGACAGATATTCGAAGAGCGATTAGGGAATCCTTGCCTGGGTTAATTGAGAGCGTCAAGGGTGACGAAAGAAACGTAATTTTAACTTTAGCCAGAATGTGGCTGACAGTAGCTGTTGGTGAGATTTCTCCAAAAGATGTGGCTGCAGAATGGGCTATACCTCGGTTGCCCAAAGAACATGCGACTTTACTCGACTTAGCTAGAAAAGCCTATCGGGGAGAGTATGCTGATAAGTGGGAAGGACTGCACTCCGAGGTGATGGCACTCGTTAATCATATGAAAAATTCTGTGGAGACTTATCTTAGTAGCTGAGCATGATCTCAGTCCATCGTCAAGTGTTTGCAACAGTACCCGTAACTGTCGAGTATTCCCTGACGGACAAGGGAGAGGAATTCCTTCGGGTGTACTATACTATGCATGATTGGGGAGAGAGGTGGAAGGGTTACTATATTACAGATGTGATGATAAAAGAATGTGCCAGATCAGTTGTTACCATGCAAGCAAAATTTAAACGGCCCAAGTCCTATGTAATATCGGGACTCGGGCCGTTAAAGACTTTTGCAAGTTGCTTTTGTTAAGGATTCAAGAACTATACTCTATCGACAGACTCTTATTTATGCCGTCCCAAATAATCTTTGCGCCAAGGATAGAAGGAATCTCCCTGGCTTTGATGTAGGATGAGCGCGAAAGTATTTTGAAATCCTTAATCGTAGTGCCATTGATCGTTGGGGCTTTCTTAGAGCTGTCATAGCCAACCTCAACCCCGAGTAAATCACTGATAGCCCGTAATGGCACGTAGACGCTTCCTTCAATCATTCGCCCTGATTTTGCAACCTTGCCATTGACCGTGATTGGAATCTCCTGGTAGAGTGTTTCCCTTTGAGAAGGGGGTATGTATGTTACGATGACATAGGCTTCTTCCTGGACGTTCAATTCAGGATCCGTTGGAGAAAGAACAGTAATGTCATGCTTCCCGGTTA
This window harbors:
- the ant(9) gene encoding aminoglycoside nucleotidyltransferase ANT(9), with amino-acid sequence MCNLNNGKIPKEAIQALKIVEELLGSEVVAVYLFGSAVIGGLHIDSDVDVLVVVNHSLTELTRRKLTDRLMLISGKIGNTDSVRPLEVTVINYGDVVPWRYPPKGEFIYGEWLRDEFEKGQIQEPTNDPDLAIVLAKVRKDSVTLFGPDASDVLAPVPMTDIRRAIRESLPGLIESVKGDERNVILTLARMWLTVAVGEISPKDVAAEWAIPRLPKEHATLLDLARKAYRGEYADKWEGLHSEVMALVNHMKNSVETYLSS
- a CDS encoding winged helix-turn-helix transcriptional regulator, producing the protein MISVHRQVFATVPVTVEYSLTDKGEEFLRVYYTMHDWGERWKGYYITDVMIKECARSVVTMQAKFKRPKSYVISGLGPLKTFASCFC